Proteins from a genomic interval of Neisseria arctica:
- a CDS encoding CysB family HTH-type transcriptional regulator — translation MKLQQLRYVLEVYKHNLNVSEAAEALFTSQPGISKQIRLLEDELGIQIFIRSGKRVVSVSQPGKAVLELAEKILHDVQNIKNIGNEFTDQNTGSLTIATTHTQARYVLPPIVAKFVERYPKVQLSIRQGNPHSISQMVASGEADFAIATESLEEHTDLRKLPCSEWTHAVIVPKEHALLDLQRPLTLEDLSTYPLITYEFAFNNGSSIARAFQKAYIEPPKVALSSADTDVLKTYVNLGLGIGLMAKIAFDPEHDHTLRMIPVDHLFEPSSTYIALRPDTYLRGYTYDFINIFSSPLTRQKIDQILYAPIEEDFSI, via the coding sequence ATGAAATTACAACAATTACGCTATGTTTTGGAAGTTTATAAACATAATTTGAATGTTTCCGAAGCTGCCGAAGCTCTTTTTACTTCACAGCCAGGTATTTCCAAACAAATACGCTTATTAGAGGACGAACTCGGTATCCAAATATTTATCCGCAGTGGGAAACGGGTAGTTTCGGTTTCCCAACCGGGAAAAGCCGTATTGGAGCTGGCAGAAAAAATATTGCATGATGTACAGAATATTAAAAATATCGGAAATGAATTTACAGATCAAAATACGGGTTCTTTAACAATAGCCACTACACATACGCAAGCACGCTATGTACTGCCGCCGATCGTAGCGAAATTTGTCGAACGCTATCCCAAAGTACAGCTCAGTATCCGCCAAGGTAACCCTCACTCAATATCGCAAATGGTTGCGAGCGGAGAGGCGGACTTTGCCATTGCAACCGAATCCCTTGAGGAACATACCGATTTACGTAAACTTCCTTGCTCAGAATGGACCCACGCAGTGATTGTACCTAAAGAGCATGCCCTACTTGACCTACAACGCCCTTTAACTCTCGAAGACCTTTCGACATATCCTCTAATTACTTATGAATTTGCCTTTAATAACGGTAGCAGCATAGCCCGTGCTTTCCAAAAAGCATATATTGAACCGCCTAAGGTTGCTCTTTCTTCCGCAGACACAGATGTTTTAAAAACTTATGTTAACTTGGGACTCGGTATCGGCTTAATGGCGAAAATAGCATTTGATCCCGAGCATGACCACACTCTACGTATGATTCCCGTAGATCATTTGTTCGAACCATCTTCAACTTACATAGCACTGCGTCCTGATACATATTTGCGCGGTTATACTTACGATTTTATTAATATATTTTCTTCCCCGCTAACTCGCCAAAAAATTGACCAAATTCTCTATGCTCCGATAGAAGAAGACTTCTCCATTTAG